CCGATTGCTTCGATCGTCTGTTGCTGGCCTATCTTCTCTTCAACCGCCTGGACGGCGTGTGCCAGCGTGACTTCCGCCCGCGGCTTGGTGCTCGACCAATGAATGCCAAATGCAGCGCCTTCATTTCGGACGAAGGATGTCCGGCCGAATCCAAGTTCCACCGGCCCTAGCCCTTGCCGCGTGATCGATCTGGCCCAATCCGCGCCTCGTTGGGAATGAATCAAGCTGGCTAGCTTATTGACGCTATGCCTAGCCGGAGTAGAATCACGGGTCCTCGGCGTGATGCTAATAAGGCCGATCCCGAGGGGGCCTTGAGCCCCTGCGTGCGGCGAAAAGCGATCGACTCAACCGTGTTTAACGTGCGAGTCAAAGTTCACGAGCCCCGCCCGAATTCCCGTCTCGATGTCTCGCCGCAATCGCGGACCTCGGCCGGGTGCTGGTGAACCCTGACGAGCGACTGGTCCCTGGGGCCTGTCGTAGGGTTCATCTGCACCGTCCTTTGAGGTTGCTATTCCGCCGTCCAGCTCGGCTACTGTTGCCCAGCGCCGTTATCGTGCGCTAGGGCCGCTTGCGCCGCGCGTTGCCGGCCGTTAGCTCATTTGCGCCATGTCCGATTGCCGCAGCGCCTATTTATCGCCTCCGCAAGTGGCGAAATGCCTTGGCGTCTCGCCAGACAAAATCTTGGCCTGGGTCCGTACGGGTGAGTTGCGCGCGGTCAACGTCGCCACTCGACGCACTGGAAGGCCACGCTACCGAATCGGGCCCGCCGAGTTGGCAGACTTTCTTAAACGGCGCGAAGTTTCCGTTCAGGTGAATGCGCCGAGCCGGCGACCGCCGCTACAAAATGTCACGAGATTCTTCTAGGCGTGGAGTCTGTGATGGGTGTGACACCAGCTAAATCGAAAAAAACCAAACAGGCGAAAAAACGGTCTACTCGGGCCCGTGCCAGCGCTGCCGAGCGGGCGCGCAAAGCGATGCCCAGCGCGGGCGTTATCACGGGCCCAACTCTGCTCGCAGAAAGTGCAGCCAATCACTCAGGCAATCCGAGCTTTATGTGGCGACTGAACGATCCTATTGTGCAGACATACGCACGCCTGGGCAAAGTGTTGGCTGAATCGTCGGACCTTTTTCGAAATGCTGGTCCGGCCGGCGGTCTGATTCTGATCGGCTCGGGTCGTCCTACGCAAATCATCGACGCCGGTAGCTTAAGTCCCGCCGTCATCGAGCGCTGCTCGGTTGTTTTTGTGGGTGAGCGCAAAGCCAAGTGCGACCTGATTCCTATAAGGCATCTGAGTGGAATGCTCGGCACGGACGCCTTTCTCAATAACTTCCGGCCCCTCGATCGATTCGTGCGAATGCCCATGTACTTGCCGGATTGGTCACTGTCGCGGCCGGGCTACAACGACGGCGGCCCTGGCCACCGCATGTATTACGACGGCGTGGAGGCGAAAGTTAGCGAGGAAATTGCGGGGATCACCGCCTTCCTTGACGTCATGGCCTTCGCTTCGAATGCGGATCGCACCAATGCTGTCGCCGCTGCGCTCACGGTGATGCTTCGCAACCATTTTCTGGGGGCGAAGCCGGTATTGGCCGTGACCGCGACAAAGAGCCACGGCGGCAAAGATACGATCATCGCATTTGCGCGTGGCGAAACTCCGCATTCGCCAATTTCGTACCAATCGACTGATTGGGCGCTAGAGCGAGCGATTGTCGGCGCGTTTGGGCATGATCCGGATCTCGGCATGCTCGTGATCGATAACGCTCGCCGTGGGAATAACGGACCGATCCAATCCGCCATTCTCGAACGTCTGGCAACCGATGCCAAACCTCTTTTATACAGCACGGGCCGGTTTAGACCGGAGCGGCGGGTAAATGATTTTGTCATCGCGATGTCAACTAATGAGGGCTCGATCAGCGAAGACCTGATGAACCGGGCCCTGCCGATTCATCTCGCCCCAATCGGCGATGTTGCGGATCGGCAGTCGCCGATCGGCAATCCAAAGCTTGAATATCTGCCAAAGCACGCGAACCAAATCGCCGCTGAATTGCGCGGCATGATCGAGCGTTGGAAAGTGGCCGGGCAGCCACTCGATACCGGCGCCCGTCATCCCTTCACGGCATGGGCCGGTGTAGTCGGCGGAATCCTCAAGGCCAACGGGTTCACGGACTTTTTGGGCAACTACGCGGTCCGTCGGACTTCCGACGACCCCGTCCGTGTGCGGCTTGCCTTGCTTGGAGCGGAACGGCCGGACCAATGGCTCACCGCGACTGAATGGGCAACAGTGGCAGTTGACCAGGGCGTGAAAGACATTGTTCCAGTTGGTGATCGGACCACGCTGGTCGCGCAGGCGCGCGGGATGGGTGTCGTCCTTTCGCGCCACCAGGACGAGAAATTCGTGCATGAAGGGGAACACGAACGCTTGGCCCTGCGACTTACGAAGGCCAGAACTCGGGACAAAGGTGAGCCTGCGGTCAGGTACCGCTTCGCTGTGGAAGAGCGTGCCGACATTGGGCAGAGCGCCCAATGAAAGAACACGCAACTTCGTGAGTTTGTTCTCGATCGTTAGCGAGCCGCGGCTGACAAGGCTGAAAAATGGGGCGCCAAGTGGGAGCATTGTTAATCGCCCAAGCACGACGCATGGGCACAACGTTGACCTGAATGCTCCGCCCTGGCAGGCCTCGCTCACTTGGAAGACTGAGCGAGCCGGCCGTGGCGGAAATGAATTAGGAAGGGTTTTTGCGAATGGCCAAATTCACACCAATCCAGTGGACTGACAGCAGCGTCAACCCGACTATGGGCTGCGATGGCTGCGAACTCTGGAACACGAAAACCGACGTCCGGCGGTGCTACGCGGGCGTAATCACGTCGCGATTTGGGAAAACTAATCCTGGGCTCGCCAACGACTTCGACGTTGTTGAACTGGCGCCTGGTCGCATGGCTGAAGCGGCTGGTTGGAATGACCTTCGCGGCACTCAGCGGGCGGGCGCAGGCGACAAGGCGAAGCCGTGGCTTGATCATCTGCCGAGGCTGATCTTCGTCTCAGACATGGCCGACGCGCTTTCTGTGGCGGTGCCGTTCGATTATCTGCGGGACGAGATCATCGTCAACGTGGCCAGCGAATTGGGCCGGCGGCATCATTGGCAGTGGCTGACGAAGCAGCCCCAGCGGATGGCTGAGTTCTCTGCGTGGCTTGAGCAACAGGGAATCCAATGGCCTGCGAATTTGTGGGTCGGCACGAGCATCACCACGCAGGCTACGACCAGTCGCATCCGGCGTCTGCTTAACGTGGGTAATCACAACACGATCCGATTCTTGTCGGTCGAGCCGCAAGAGCAGGCAATCGATTTGTCTGCGTACATTGGCAACCTGGACTGGATCATCCAAGGCGGCGAATCGGGCCCAAAATCGCACACATTCGATTTGGGATGGGCACGTGACATTCGTGATCGCTGCCGCACGCTTGGCGTTCCCTATTTTCTCAAGCAGCTCGGCCGGCGCGTCAGTGACGGGGGCCAACCAGTCAAGTTCAAGGACGCCAGCGGTGGCGATTGGAGCGAATGGCCAGCGGATCTGCGCGTGCGGCTCATGCCGATTGACGCGTCGGGGCAGAAGCGCCGATTGAGCCCACTCGCTGGTGCCGCAGAGGGCTTGTAGAGGACGCGATCCGGCCTTCGGCGTATTGGCGCCCACGCCAGACGCCGAGGGCCGGACCAGGAAGCTGCGGACAGCGATAGACGCATTTACCACGTCACGAAGGAACCCGTTGGTTCAGGAGAATCAAATGCCGACCGAAGCAGATCAATCCTCGAAACTGCCATCGCGCGAGCCGGGCGCGATCTGGAAGTGGCAAATGCTCCGCGAAAGGTATCGCGCTGGCTGCTTGGAGGCTCTCGTCGGCAAAATCAAATATGTCGGCAATAACAGTTTCGAGGTCGTGCGGATGCTGCCCGAGGTTACGTCCGAGGGTAACTTCCTGCTGCCGCCGCCCCAGATCATCGAAGAGTCTAAAGCCGTTTTCCGACGGGCCATCAAACACAAGGCTACTTCGCTACTGCTCTGGAATGCAAAACTCGAGCGGCGCCGATCAGAACTCAAGAATGCATGTCAGCACTTCGTAGATAAGACATACGTCGTGCCGCGAGCGGCTGCCGGCGTGCGAATTGAGATCCCCAGGCCCAAAGCCACCAAGAAAAAAGGCTGGAAAAAACTAGCGCACGAGCTTCACAACGCGGTCGATCGGCTGCGTGCTTTAATCGTTGCACTCGATGGGATTGGCAAACCGCGCGCGACGGCGCTAGCAGCCGCGATCCGGGGAACTACAACCGCTCTCGCGCAGGACTACGACGACGATTTCAAGATTTTGAACCCGGACAGAGCCCGAGTTGCTAAGTCAAGTGATTGAGGTTACTGCTGATCGCCTGCGACGATCGCAGCATACGGCTCTTAAGAAAGGTAGGCACTAAAAACGGGAAAACCGAAACGTCCACAGCAAAAGCGAACCGAAGGTTGGCGCAAGCCACCGAATGCAGTGGTTGTGAGCAGGCCTTCGAAATGGGGCAATCCATTTCGCATCGACAAGCGTCATGATCGAGCCGAGGTTGTACGGCTCTTCCGCAAATGGCTATCCGGCAAAAAACAAGAAGCAACGAAGATGCGCAGCGAGCTCGAGGAACTCCGCGGCAAGGATCTGCTTTGTTTGTGCCCAGAAGGCGAGCCATGCCACGGCGACGTGCTGCTGGAACTGGCGAATAAGTAATTTGCGGCAAGGGAACCGACTCTCAATAACCGCGCCCTCGCCCATTGTCCGATCTTTCGGACGTGGGCGGCGGGCGCGATCAAACCGTCATTGAGCGCGCTACGCGCCCGTTCTACGCGATCCTAGAGTCCCAGGACTCCGCCGCGCGCGCTACAACGCCATTGGCCGCGCTCGATACGGGCCGCCGCCGCTATCGCTTGTGCTCGACGCTCAACGGCCGCGCG
The genomic region above belongs to Pirellulales bacterium and contains:
- a CDS encoding DUF5131 family protein; its protein translation is MAKFTPIQWTDSSVNPTMGCDGCELWNTKTDVRRCYAGVITSRFGKTNPGLANDFDVVELAPGRMAEAAGWNDLRGTQRAGAGDKAKPWLDHLPRLIFVSDMADALSVAVPFDYLRDEIIVNVASELGRRHHWQWLTKQPQRMAEFSAWLEQQGIQWPANLWVGTSITTQATTSRIRRLLNVGNHNTIRFLSVEPQEQAIDLSAYIGNLDWIIQGGESGPKSHTFDLGWARDIRDRCRTLGVPYFLKQLGRRVSDGGQPVKFKDASGGDWSEWPADLRVRLMPIDASGQKRRLSPLAGAAEGL